Proteins from a genomic interval of Papaver somniferum cultivar HN1 chromosome 4, ASM357369v1, whole genome shotgun sequence:
- the LOC113273830 gene encoding uncharacterized protein LOC113273830 has translation METYLEILPVLSFKNNLIEINGFRHFVTTALMLHDDIDIRTLSVLWIDPLNTDIDIGDVLNTWVLYAVKRKVKELVFSVIVDKPQSFVFPECVYNCEWLTDLHLYLGSMYHSTLRLPESIHLSNLKSVKFEALHLNEVLMNEFFTSCPALESVTIKDCIMGDLEIISHTLKYFTLAYSSFNGIVSNVASSVLLFAPNLEVFDIICHPSQFCRVIRTKSLVKAGVKIIVQEKRNNPYTYSELPGESKDVYAKAMMLMLEKFHNVKDLTLSSRFIQIISRSPNLSKTQPPQLANLRCMRLHTFLSKGCAQAIFYLLRISPKIESLSVRIDMDCFAEQPTDLYCDEINFPLENIEDYWKPGLTSPCEPLHLKVVELVGVYGSVNELRFIEVFLKYAVKLEKVSFYWNRDGPANLMEIIMKFEEKLRSLPRASSRVSTLFY, from the exons ATGGAGACATATTTGGAAATCTTACCAGTTCTTAGTTTCAAGAACAATCTGATTGAAATTAATGGATTTAGGCATTTTGTTACTACTGCACTCATGCTTCACGACGATATTGATATACGTACTCTATCTGTTCTATGGATTGATCCCCTTAATACGGACATTGATATAGGTGATGTTCTTAATACATGGGTACTTTATGCTGTTAAACGGAAAGTTAAAGAGTTGGTGTTTTCTGTTATAGTTGATAAACCTCAGTCGTTTGTGTTTCCTGAGTGTGTCTATAACTGTGAGTGGTTGACGGATTTGCATTTATACTTGGGTAGTATGTATCATTCTACACTTCGCCTGCCTGAGTCAATACATTTATCTAATCTGAAATCCGTGAAGTTTGAAGCTCTACATTTGAATGAAGTTTTAATGAATGAGTTCTTCACAAGCTGTCCTGCTCTTGAGTCGGTAACCATAAAAGATTGTATTATGGGTGACTTGGAAATTATTTCTCACACACTCAAGTACTTTACACTAGCATACTCATCTTTCAATGGAATTGTTAGCAACGTTGCCAGCTCGGTCTTGTTATTTGCTCCAAATCTCgaagtctttgatatcatatgTCACCCGTCGCAGTTCTGTCGTGTTATTCGCACCAAATCTCTGGTTAAAGCTGGCGTTAAGATTATTGTACAAGAAAAAAGGAATAACCCATACACATATTCAGAGCTTCCTGGCGAATCGAAGGATGTGTATGCTAAGGCTATGATGCTAATGCTAGAAAAATTTCATAACGTGAAAGATCTAACATTATCTTCTCGTTTTATACAG ATTATCTCAAGATCACCTAATTTATCAAAGACTCAGCCTCCTCAACTGGCTAATCTACGATGTATGCGGCTGCATACTTTTCTTTCAAAGGGCTGTGCTCAAGCAATATTTTATTTGCTGAGGATTTCTCCTAAAATAGAATCTTTATCTGTACGTATAGATATG GATTGCTTTGCCGAGCAACCAACAGACCTATATTGTGACGAG ATAAACTTTCCTCTAGAAAATATTGAGGATTACTGGAAGCCAGGGTTGACATCGCCATGTGAGCCATTGCACCTCAAAGTTGTTGAGCTGGTAGGTGTTTACGGATCCGTTAATGAACTtcgatttattgaagttttcttaAAATATGCTGTCAAATTGGAGAAAGTGTCTTTTTATTGGAATAGGGACGGGCCAGCCAATCTTATGGAAATAATTATGAAATTTGAAGAGAAGCTACGTTCATTACCAAGAGCCTCTTCCAGGGTTTCGACTTTGTTCTACTAG